In one window of Streptomyces sp. NBC_00193 DNA:
- a CDS encoding transposase: protein MPKPYPQEFREDVVRVARNRGPGVTVEQVAADFGVHAMTLWKWMRRADIDDGVKPGTSSQESAELREARRRIKLLEQENEVLRRAAAYLSQANLPGKGSTRS, encoded by the coding sequence GTGCCCAAGCCTTATCCCCAGGAGTTCCGCGAGGACGTCGTGCGGGTCGCGAGGAACCGCGGTCCGGGCGTCACGGTCGAGCAGGTGGCCGCCGACTTCGGCGTCCACGCGATGACGTTGTGGAAGTGGATGCGCCGCGCGGACATCGACGACGGCGTGAAGCCCGGGACGAGCAGCCAGGAGAGCGCGGAACTGAGGGAAGCGCGTCGGCGGATCAAGCTGCTGGAGCAGGAGAACGAGGTCCTGCGGCGGGCGGCGGCCTATCTGTCGCAGGCGAACCTGCCGGGAAAAGGATCTACCCGCTCGTGA
- a CDS encoding S1 family peptidase, translated as MAAALTIAGATALVPAGAALAAVGTPAAAGQYTNVARLSIGDEANGRTCSAVLVDASWVLSATSCFAKTPGAAVVAGKPELKTTAKIGVSTSTFDVVSIVPHSNRDVVLAKLSRPVTSSSITPIKLATAQPAVNAALTAAGFGRTKADWVPGKVHTAAYSATSSDATTLAITGKGTDAICQGDAGGPLVNSAGELVGINSRSWQGGCLGTPATETRTGAIASRTDDLAGWVKQEILAQTSGWKTGAVIQTGVGIYQGMRLSDGSWTAFTDIESRASEIGAIKNAAVTAGGVGSDTHVIAVGGVDAAAGHLFHTVRSIDGTWTDFGDINTVVSTPADITDVSTVSISNDLHVLAVAGGKVFHTMRKADGNWIPFGEVAAAAGPIGTVSAVATASVAGQLQVAAVSGGKAFHTIRNTAGNWSKWGDVAQAANATGPINYIAMAGVGDDAHIVTSTDSGANQYHAMRKANGTWDPFTSLTSVLGQVTTRSVSATHVNGELQVAVVTTANQPLHTIRRADKTWAPTTPVPLTGIKGNTGNITITGTL; from the coding sequence ATGGCCGCAGCCCTGACCATTGCCGGCGCCACCGCGCTCGTCCCTGCCGGTGCGGCTCTGGCAGCTGTCGGTACCCCCGCCGCCGCCGGGCAGTACACCAATGTCGCCAGGCTCAGCATCGGAGACGAAGCCAACGGTCGTACCTGCTCGGCCGTTCTCGTCGACGCGAGCTGGGTTCTGAGCGCGACCAGCTGCTTCGCGAAGACTCCCGGTGCGGCGGTCGTGGCGGGGAAGCCGGAGCTGAAGACCACAGCCAAGATCGGTGTGAGCACCAGTACGTTCGATGTCGTCAGCATCGTGCCCCACAGCAACCGCGACGTCGTGCTCGCGAAGCTGTCCAGGCCCGTCACGAGCAGCAGCATCACCCCCATCAAGCTCGCTACTGCGCAGCCCGCCGTGAATGCCGCGCTGACTGCCGCCGGGTTCGGCCGGACGAAGGCCGACTGGGTGCCCGGGAAGGTTCACACCGCCGCATACAGCGCCACCTCCTCCGACGCCACCACGCTCGCTATCACCGGTAAGGGCACCGACGCCATCTGCCAGGGTGATGCCGGCGGACCGCTGGTCAACAGCGCGGGCGAGCTGGTAGGCATCAACAGCCGGTCCTGGCAGGGCGGCTGTCTGGGCACCCCCGCCACCGAAACCCGCACCGGTGCAATCGCCTCGCGTACGGACGACCTCGCGGGCTGGGTGAAGCAGGAGATCCTGGCGCAGACGAGCGGCTGGAAGACAGGCGCCGTCATCCAGACCGGTGTGGGCATCTACCAGGGGATGCGGCTCTCGGACGGGTCCTGGACCGCGTTCACCGACATCGAGTCCAGGGCCAGTGAGATCGGGGCCATCAAGAACGCCGCCGTGACCGCCGGTGGCGTCGGCAGTGACACCCATGTCATCGCGGTGGGTGGCGTCGATGCCGCCGCCGGTCACCTGTTCCACACCGTCCGCTCCATCGACGGGACCTGGACCGACTTCGGCGACATCAACACGGTCGTCAGCACCCCGGCCGACATCACCGACGTCTCCACCGTCTCCATCAGCAACGACCTCCACGTCCTGGCCGTCGCGGGCGGCAAGGTCTTCCACACCATGCGCAAGGCCGACGGCAACTGGATCCCGTTCGGCGAGGTCGCGGCCGCCGCGGGCCCGATCGGCACCGTGAGCGCCGTCGCCACCGCCAGCGTCGCAGGCCAGCTCCAGGTCGCGGCCGTCAGCGGCGGCAAGGCCTTCCACACCATCCGCAACACCGCAGGCAACTGGAGCAAGTGGGGTGACGTCGCGCAGGCCGCCAACGCGACTGGTCCCATCAACTACATCGCGATGGCCGGCGTCGGCGACGACGCCCACATCGTCACCTCCACCGACAGCGGCGCCAACCAGTACCACGCGATGCGCAAGGCCAACGGCACCTGGGACCCCTTCACCTCCCTGACCAGCGTCCTCGGCCAGGTCACCACCCGCTCCGTCAGCGCCACCCACGTCAACGGTGAGCTGCAGGTCGCGGTCGTCACCACCGCCAACCAGCCCCTGCACACCATCCGCCGGGCGGACAAGACCTGGGCCCCCACCACACCGGTGCCTCTCACCGGCATCAAGGGCAACACCGGCAACATCACCATCACCGGCACCCTCTAA
- a CDS encoding NF041680 family putative transposase, producing MSLLPDVVRREAFAEASRFRGEFYESLTARRDELFELVDAVLCADGAVKSPVELTLLPEHRRGHGAMYGGLNHGRIDVDRLRTVLAGLPLPRFDGGRLVLAVDVSPWLRSDAPCSADRLFCHVYGRARTASQFIPGWPYSFVAVLEPGATSWTAILDAVRLGPVDDATAVTADQLRGVVERLIAAGQWQAEDPAIVIVSDAGYDVTRLAWVLRDLPVELVGRVRSDRVMRLPKPPRMHGVNGRPPKHGPEFRFAKPETWPEPAITTVTDTTNYGKAETQAWDRVHPRLTHRSSWLDHDGELPLVEGTLMRLKVEHLSKERDAPPVWLWSSKTGATPDDVDRFWQAFLRRFDLEHTFRFAKQTLGWTTPKLRTPEAADRWTWLLVVAHTQLRLARPLAEDLRRPWEKPATSDRLTPARVRRGFRNIRAHLACPARVPKPRGTGPGRPPGAKNKHRAPRYDVGKTVKRPETLKAIGKPGRSW from the coding sequence GTGAGTCTTCTGCCAGATGTCGTCCGAAGGGAAGCGTTCGCGGAAGCGTCACGCTTCCGGGGCGAGTTCTACGAGTCTCTGACCGCCCGACGCGACGAGTTGTTCGAGTTGGTGGACGCGGTGCTGTGTGCGGACGGTGCGGTGAAGTCCCCGGTGGAGTTGACGCTGCTGCCCGAGCATCGTCGTGGACACGGAGCGATGTACGGCGGCCTGAACCACGGCCGGATCGACGTTGATCGGCTGCGGACGGTGCTGGCCGGGCTGCCGCTGCCCCGCTTCGACGGCGGACGCCTGGTCCTGGCAGTCGATGTGTCCCCGTGGTTGCGGTCGGACGCGCCGTGCTCGGCCGATCGGCTGTTCTGCCACGTCTATGGCCGTGCGAGGACGGCGTCGCAGTTCATCCCGGGCTGGCCCTACTCTTTCGTCGCCGTGCTGGAGCCGGGCGCCACGTCCTGGACCGCAATCCTGGACGCGGTCCGACTCGGCCCGGTCGACGACGCGACCGCGGTCACCGCCGACCAGCTCCGAGGAGTCGTTGAACGACTCATCGCCGCAGGGCAGTGGCAGGCCGAGGACCCGGCCATCGTGATCGTGAGCGATGCCGGGTATGACGTCACCCGTCTGGCGTGGGTCCTGCGTGATCTGCCGGTCGAGTTGGTGGGCCGGGTCCGCTCCGACCGCGTGATGCGTCTGCCGAAGCCGCCGCGGATGCACGGTGTCAACGGCCGGCCGCCCAAGCACGGCCCGGAGTTCCGTTTCGCCAAGCCGGAGACCTGGCCCGAGCCCGCGATCACCACAGTCACCGACACCACCAACTACGGCAAGGCCGAAACCCAAGCGTGGGACCGGGTCCACCCCCGGCTCACCCACCGCTCCTCCTGGCTCGACCACGACGGTGAACTACCCCTGGTCGAAGGAACGCTGATGCGGTTGAAGGTCGAGCATCTATCGAAGGAACGGGATGCTCCGCCGGTGTGGTTATGGTCCTCCAAGACCGGCGCCACCCCCGACGATGTGGACCGCTTCTGGCAGGCATTTCTCCGCCGCTTCGATCTGGAACACACCTTCCGCTTCGCGAAACAGACCCTCGGCTGGACCACCCCGAAACTCCGTACTCCCGAGGCAGCGGACCGCTGGACCTGGCTCCTGGTCGTCGCGCACACCCAGCTCCGGCTCGCACGTCCCCTCGCCGAAGACCTCCGCCGCCCCTGGGAGAAACCCGCCACATCCGACCGGCTCACCCCGGCCCGGGTCCGCCGAGGGTTCAGGAACATCCGCGCTCACCTCGCCTGCCCGGCCCGTGTTCCCAAACCCCGAGGCACCGGACCCGGACGGCCACCCGGCGCCAAGAACAAACACCGGGCACCCCGCTACGACGTCGGCAAAACCGTCAAACGCCCCGAGACTCTCAAGGCCATCGGCAAGCCCGGAAGATCTTGGTAG
- a CDS encoding DDE-type integrase/transposase/recombinase: MKELAGDGVPVTVACRVLKLARQPYYRWLDEPVTAAGVEEAHRAQALFAAHRDDPEFGYRFLADEARDAGAGMADRTAWRICRDNQWWSVFGKKRGRAKKAGPPVHDDLVNRVFTATGPNRLWLIDITEHATGEGKLYLCAVKDAFSNRIVGYSIDARMKSRLAVTALDNAVARRQSVAGCILHSDRGSQGGFNWSSQHPDLGGVRRGYGGLEFEDQRCSGGEASTVAC; this comes from the coding sequence GTGAAGGAGCTGGCCGGCGACGGGGTGCCCGTCACGGTCGCGTGTCGGGTGCTGAAGCTCGCCAGACAGCCCTACTACCGCTGGCTCGACGAGCCGGTGACCGCAGCCGGGGTCGAGGAGGCCCATCGCGCGCAGGCGCTGTTCGCCGCGCACCGCGACGACCCGGAGTTCGGCTACCGCTTCCTGGCCGACGAGGCCCGCGACGCGGGTGCAGGCATGGCTGACCGCACCGCCTGGCGGATCTGCCGGGACAACCAGTGGTGGAGTGTGTTCGGCAAGAAACGCGGCCGGGCCAAGAAGGCGGGCCCGCCGGTCCACGACGACCTGGTGAACCGCGTCTTCACCGCGACCGGCCCGAACCGCCTGTGGCTCATCGACATCACCGAACACGCCACCGGCGAGGGCAAGCTGTATCTCTGCGCGGTCAAGGACGCCTTCAGCAACCGCATCGTGGGCTACTCCATCGACGCCCGGATGAAGTCCCGCTTGGCAGTGACCGCCCTGGACAACGCCGTCGCCCGGCGACAGAGCGTCGCCGGATGCATCCTGCACAGCGACAGAGGGTCACAAGGCGGATTCAATTGGTCGTCGCAACACCCTGATCTCGGAGGTGTGCGGCGTGGCTACGGTGGACTGGAGTTTGAAGACCAGCGATGTTCCGGAGGGGAGGCGTCGACAGTGGCGTGCTGA
- a CDS encoding IS30 family transposase: MPPISLAEPSGRYLTFEEREEIAILRATDKGVREIARALGRDPGTISRELRRNAATRAGKQEYRATVAQWKAQQAAKRPKSAKLLGNDPLREYVQERLAGNVRRPDGTVVAGPQAPEWKGLNKPHRQDRRWAMAWSPEQISHRLPVDFPEDESMRISHEAIYQALFIEGRGALKRELVTCLRTGRALRAPRARSQNKPQGHVTADVVLSERPAEAGDRAAPGHWEGDLIIGTGRSAIGTLVERSSRSTLLVHLPRLEGWGENPPVKSGPSLGGYGAIAMNTALTTSMTQLPEQLRKTLTWDRGKELSGHAQFALDTGTKVFFADPHSPWQRPTNENTNGLLRQYFPKGTDLARWSAEDLEAVALAINNRPRKVLGWKTPAEVFGEQLLSIQEAGVATTG; the protein is encoded by the coding sequence ATGCCTCCGATCTCGTTGGCCGAGCCCTCGGGCCGCTACCTGACGTTCGAGGAGCGCGAGGAGATCGCGATCCTCAGGGCGACGGACAAGGGCGTGCGCGAGATCGCCCGCGCTCTGGGGCGTGACCCGGGGACGATCTCTCGGGAACTGCGCCGCAACGCCGCCACGCGCGCCGGCAAGCAGGAGTACCGCGCGACGGTCGCGCAGTGGAAGGCCCAGCAGGCGGCCAAACGTCCGAAGAGCGCGAAGCTCCTGGGCAACGACCCGTTGCGTGAGTACGTGCAGGAGCGGCTGGCCGGGAACGTCCGCCGGCCTGACGGGACAGTCGTCGCGGGGCCGCAGGCACCTGAGTGGAAAGGGCTGAACAAGCCGCACCGGCAGGACAGACGATGGGCGATGGCATGGAGCCCGGAACAGATCTCGCACCGGCTCCCTGTCGACTTCCCCGAGGATGAGTCCATGCGTATCAGTCATGAGGCGATCTACCAGGCACTGTTCATCGAGGGCCGTGGCGCGCTCAAGCGGGAACTGGTCACGTGCCTGCGCACTGGCCGGGCGCTGCGGGCTCCCCGAGCGCGGTCGCAGAACAAGCCGCAGGGGCATGTCACCGCGGACGTCGTCCTCAGCGAACGCCCCGCCGAGGCCGGGGACCGTGCGGCCCCGGGACACTGGGAGGGCGACTTGATCATCGGGACGGGCCGCTCCGCGATCGGCACGCTCGTCGAGCGCAGCAGCCGCTCCACGCTCCTGGTGCACCTGCCCCGGCTCGAGGGCTGGGGCGAGAATCCGCCCGTGAAGAGCGGCCCCTCGCTCGGGGGCTACGGCGCGATCGCGATGAACACGGCACTCACCACGTCGATGACGCAGTTGCCCGAGCAGCTGCGCAAGACCCTCACCTGGGACCGGGGGAAGGAACTCTCCGGTCATGCCCAGTTCGCTCTCGACACCGGGACGAAAGTGTTCTTCGCCGATCCGCACTCGCCCTGGCAGCGACCGACGAACGAGAACACGAACGGGCTACTGCGCCAGTACTTCCCCAAGGGAACCGACCTGGCCAGATGGTCTGCCGAGGACCTCGAGGCCGTCGCCCTGGCGATCAACAATCGCCCCCGCAAAGTTCTCGGCTGGAAGACTCCCGCCGAGGTCTTCGGTGAGCAGCTACTCTCGATCCAAGAAGCCGGTGTTGCAACGACTGGTTGA
- a CDS encoding ALF repeat-containing protein, with amino-acid sequence MRTATAAALPLALVTGVIGATPSVASEAGQLPLLSPRGRVVELWIVGRPAVKAAAEAALTGTDDDVNRFLTLEKGLSERADRADGFSIVSVGGSSVRQAATAALAANNAETLRTFLVQGWQAPLAQDRRVEALSVMSTSGTGVKDAGTKALAGSPEDVRIFLEETQHAARRTDNRVQVMSLISVGGPNVRAAAVIALKGTPEDVQEFLDVGQYVARNRDQEHATVSELARQAEQAGAQAARSTQLAKDTSASAVEAARLAKEAAQRAAKETELARNDALKAAASAATAAEAARDAATAARRAISAAKAANLAARVASSAAAQASAAAIGASNAATRAFQAAQDAWGDEGKAADARKLADEADRAADAADMSAQALRTATDAAAASETAATAAQGAAGNALTAADEADKADSFAEAAGVNSHEARRAADEARRHANEAKRAAGAAVTLARRARNAANDAGAAATSAADHARKAAKEARRAADHAGEAAQAAAESRKHAADAQAAATTATNAVTQAQAAHQLVLDTEAEDRASRTAAAIEVATDFKQTTDDLQVTANQTIDNRSKVDAEGTRLSDEAAKPDVDVKNLATQGRKFALTMTQNRGPWSKQAALEALGGTDAEVRDYLRTRWKRASQDDDRTLVERIADSDEQPEAVRTAATAALTKTSDQVTAFLRSGQYEAARTENRVKILQIMSVGGTAVDEAGKKALETDTAESLLGFLNRGQYEAQAADDRVTATSRLSTGGAETKAEARVALAGPPALVHDFVQQGQFTAKYKDDLADTHNRQIERLIADASGIASTAKANAWKAAQFAAVANKEEAAAKDAEKRAAESSADADAYAAAAKKSADAAASSATKAEASADSARGAAEKAAQDATDAEVSAQLALSSYSWARGSAVMANQSADDAYDAAISAGKEAKAAEDAKWSAFNSYTALYRREYEARLSAEEQRLRAQAKKIKEEKEYQCTPGAAIACALFADDDQTVTYSAYSQGMMLASGAQGGIDCYNTLNIKTCAIAAVAFVPLPVGKAAALFARGLRAGRAGTEAAAATSFAFTGTGAAVESFAASRGGWATASVWDTIHATQPTYPGTILPRSFTVKLPSQRELWVHGNGSKHIFEETQRAGSGYMQKYKTDELLTSMIRALDAAYKDGIQYGAKVLSNNWEFIVDLPRKAGDLPTLKHARRLG; translated from the coding sequence GTGCGCACCGCAACGGCGGCAGCACTGCCCCTGGCGCTCGTCACCGGAGTGATCGGTGCGACTCCCTCCGTCGCCAGCGAGGCCGGCCAGTTGCCCCTCCTGAGCCCACGTGGTCGGGTAGTGGAACTGTGGATTGTGGGCCGGCCCGCGGTGAAGGCGGCAGCCGAAGCCGCTTTGACTGGCACGGACGACGACGTAAACCGGTTCCTCACCCTGGAGAAGGGGCTCAGCGAACGCGCCGACCGGGCTGATGGCTTCAGCATCGTTAGTGTCGGCGGTAGCTCTGTTCGACAGGCAGCAACAGCGGCACTAGCTGCGAACAACGCCGAGACCCTTCGCACCTTCCTGGTTCAGGGCTGGCAAGCTCCCCTGGCCCAGGACCGCAGGGTCGAGGCCCTCTCGGTCATGAGCACCAGCGGTACTGGTGTGAAGGACGCCGGGACGAAGGCGCTGGCTGGTTCGCCCGAGGACGTGCGCATCTTCTTGGAGGAGACTCAGCACGCGGCACGGCGTACGGACAACCGTGTGCAGGTCATGTCCCTGATCAGCGTCGGAGGCCCCAATGTTCGGGCTGCCGCCGTCATCGCGCTGAAAGGTACGCCCGAGGATGTCCAGGAATTCCTGGACGTCGGACAGTACGTAGCACGTAACCGGGATCAGGAACACGCGACGGTCTCTGAGCTGGCTCGACAGGCAGAGCAAGCCGGCGCCCAGGCTGCTCGTTCCACGCAGCTGGCCAAGGACACCTCGGCTAGTGCCGTAGAAGCCGCAAGGCTTGCCAAGGAAGCGGCGCAGCGTGCGGCGAAGGAGACCGAGCTCGCCCGCAACGATGCACTCAAGGCCGCGGCTTCGGCGGCCACAGCCGCCGAGGCCGCGCGCGATGCCGCCACCGCGGCGCGGCGGGCCATCAGCGCGGCCAAGGCCGCGAATCTCGCAGCCCGTGTCGCCTCCAGCGCCGCGGCACAGGCCTCTGCTGCTGCCATTGGTGCATCGAACGCGGCGACCCGAGCCTTCCAAGCCGCCCAGGACGCTTGGGGTGACGAGGGCAAGGCAGCAGACGCGCGGAAGCTTGCAGATGAGGCGGACCGCGCAGCGGACGCGGCCGACATGTCCGCCCAAGCCCTCCGCACGGCTACCGACGCCGCTGCGGCCTCGGAAACCGCGGCGACCGCCGCCCAGGGAGCAGCCGGCAACGCTCTGACAGCAGCCGACGAAGCCGACAAGGCCGACTCCTTCGCTGAGGCCGCAGGCGTCAACTCGCACGAGGCACGCCGGGCAGCCGACGAAGCCCGGCGTCACGCCAACGAGGCCAAGCGCGCCGCAGGAGCCGCAGTGACCCTGGCCCGCAGGGCCAGGAACGCGGCCAACGACGCCGGAGCAGCTGCGACGTCCGCCGCCGACCACGCACGCAAGGCAGCCAAGGAAGCACGCCGAGCCGCCGACCACGCCGGAGAGGCAGCGCAAGCAGCCGCCGAATCCCGCAAACACGCCGCCGACGCGCAGGCAGCGGCCACCACCGCTACGAACGCGGTAACCCAAGCTCAGGCTGCACACCAACTTGTCCTCGACACCGAGGCAGAAGACCGTGCCAGCAGGACCGCAGCAGCCATCGAAGTCGCCACGGACTTCAAACAGACAACCGACGATCTGCAGGTCACTGCCAACCAGACGATCGACAACCGCAGCAAGGTCGACGCGGAAGGCACACGCCTGAGCGACGAAGCGGCCAAGCCCGACGTAGACGTGAAGAACCTCGCCACCCAGGGCCGCAAGTTCGCCCTGACTATGACGCAGAACCGCGGTCCCTGGTCCAAGCAGGCGGCACTCGAAGCCCTCGGCGGAACCGATGCAGAAGTCCGCGACTACCTGCGCACCCGATGGAAGCGCGCCTCACAGGATGACGACCGCACCCTCGTCGAGCGAATCGCCGACTCTGACGAGCAGCCCGAAGCGGTTCGCACCGCTGCGACAGCGGCACTGACGAAAACCTCGGACCAAGTCACCGCGTTCCTGCGGTCGGGTCAGTACGAAGCGGCCCGGACCGAGAACCGCGTAAAGATCCTCCAGATCATGTCGGTCGGCGGCACAGCCGTAGACGAGGCCGGCAAAAAGGCCCTGGAAACAGACACCGCTGAATCACTGCTGGGCTTCCTCAACCGGGGCCAGTACGAAGCACAAGCTGCCGACGACCGCGTCACCGCCACGAGCAGGCTCAGCACAGGTGGGGCAGAGACCAAGGCCGAAGCCAGGGTAGCCCTCGCGGGTCCGCCGGCCCTCGTGCACGACTTCGTGCAGCAGGGGCAGTTCACAGCCAAGTACAAAGACGACCTGGCCGACACCCATAACCGGCAGATCGAACGCCTCATCGCCGATGCCTCCGGAATCGCCTCCACCGCCAAAGCCAACGCTTGGAAGGCGGCACAATTCGCCGCTGTAGCTAACAAGGAAGAGGCCGCCGCGAAGGACGCCGAGAAGAGGGCAGCAGAATCTTCTGCTGACGCAGATGCCTACGCGGCAGCCGCGAAGAAATCAGCGGATGCCGCAGCGTCCTCTGCAACCAAGGCCGAAGCCTCGGCCGACAGCGCCCGAGGCGCTGCAGAAAAGGCAGCGCAGGACGCCACCGACGCGGAAGTATCAGCTCAGCTTGCCCTCAGTTCGTACTCCTGGGCTCGGGGATCCGCCGTCATGGCCAACCAGTCCGCCGACGACGCCTACGACGCAGCGATATCGGCAGGCAAAGAAGCCAAGGCGGCAGAAGACGCTAAATGGAGTGCATTCAACTCCTACACGGCTCTCTACCGACGCGAATACGAAGCCCGCCTAAGCGCGGAAGAACAACGCCTTCGTGCGCAAGCGAAGAAGATCAAGGAGGAAAAGGAGTACCAATGCACCCCTGGTGCAGCCATCGCCTGCGCCCTCTTCGCTGACGACGACCAGACAGTCACCTATTCGGCATACTCCCAAGGAATGATGTTGGCGTCGGGAGCCCAAGGTGGCATCGACTGCTACAACACTCTCAACATCAAAACCTGCGCCATAGCCGCAGTGGCTTTTGTCCCGCTGCCTGTCGGAAAAGCAGCGGCCCTATTCGCTCGAGGACTTCGTGCAGGACGAGCTGGCACCGAAGCTGCCGCAGCCACATCATTTGCCTTCACGGGAACCGGGGCAGCTGTCGAGTCATTCGCCGCAAGCAGAGGCGGATGGGCCACAGCTTCCGTCTGGGATACAATCCACGCCACGCAGCCGACGTACCCAGGAACAATTCTACCGCGTTCGTTCACAGTCAAGCTGCCGTCGCAGCGAGAGCTCTGGGTGCACGGGAATGGCTCTAAGCATATATTCGAGGAAACTCAGCGCGCAGGGTCGGGATACATGCAGAAATACAAGACCGACGAACTACTAACCAGCATGATCCGCGCCCTCGATGCCGCATACAAGGACGGAATTCAGTACGGCGCGAAGGTTCTCAGCAACAATTGGGAGTTCATAGTTGACCTTCCTCGCAAAGCTGGCGACCTCCCGACACTAAAGCATGCAAGGAGACTAGGTTAA